In the Styela clava chromosome 8, kaStyClav1.hap1.2, whole genome shotgun sequence genome, one interval contains:
- the LOC120346419 gene encoding glutathione hydrolase 1 proenzyme-like isoform X4, translated as MVYHDAKSKKDYFINAREVAPSAASVDLFKGDDYARKCGRSSIAVPGELQGYYEAHRRFGRLPWSRLFQPAIYLAENGFEMTRNCYNWSRVSMKRLPENKQLRDLLRKEDGTFLKTGDSVRRIRFAETLRTIATEGPDAFYRGSLTEYIMKDINDGFGRPSIITKNDLTRYRALVKRPVKFHLDDLTFITSGAPSGGPVLAHLLNILKGYRFTTDDWCNNKALTIHRMIEAIKFAYCKRSRLGDPEVNDEIDKLVEEMISEEYCNKVRSKIDDIQTHPPEYYGSDMTHVFDDHGTAHVGILGEDGSAISVTSSINKPFYSVIGQRTGIIFNNSISEFSNEKGVHGSQYKVVTKFTQHSNNLIEPGKRPMSSMSPTIILRKTPNGSSVRMVLGGAGGSHIISSSAQALVQRLWFKRNVNEAVKEKRIHHNWLPDTLFVQENTDEEIIDDLANRGHNIQIMNDQKSSVQIIEKLSDNKIVAKCDERRGGYPNGY; from the exons GCAGATCATCCATTGCAGTTCCCGGAGAATTACAAGGCTATTATGAAGCACATCGTAGATTTGGTAGACTTCCATGGTCTCGTCTATTCCAGCCTGCAATTTACTTGGCAGAGAATGGATTTGAAATGACTCGAAACTGCTATAATTGGTCAAGAGTTTCTATGAAACGACTACCGGAAAATAAACAACTAAG AGACCTACTGAGGAAGGAAGATGGTACGTTCTTGAAGACGGGAGATTCTGTTCGGCGTATTCGATTCGCAGAAACACTTCGTACAATAGCGACAGAAGGCCCTGATGCTTTTTATAGAGGATCTTTAACAGAATATATAATGAAAGATATTAATGACGGATTCGGGCGACCATCTATTATAACAAAGAATGATTTGACTAGATATAG AGCTCTGGTTAAAAGGCCAGTAAAATTCCATCTGGACGACTTGACTTTTAtaacttcgggagcaccaagtGGAGGTCCTGTCCTTGCccatttattaaatattcttAAAG GTTATAGATTTACAACGGATGACTGGTGCAACAACAAAGCTCTCACAATACATAGAATGATAGAAGCGATAAAATTTGCTTATTGTAAAAGAAGTAGACTTGGAGATCCCGAAGTGAACGATGAAATCGATAAA CTAGTTGAAGAAATGATTTCGGAGGAATATTGCAATAAAGTAAGAAGTAAAATAGACGATATTCAAACGCACCCACCTGAATATTACGGTAGTGATATGACACACGTTTTTGACGATCACGGAACTGCTCATGTTGGGATATTAGGTGAAGATGGAAGTGCAATCTCGGTGACTAGTTCAATAAATAAACC CTTCTACAGCGTTATTGGACAAAGGACTGGAATTATATTTAACAACTCCATATCAGAATTTTCCAATGAGAAAGGAGTACACGGAAGTCAGTACAAAGTAGTTACTA AATTTACCCaacattcaaataatttaatcgAACCTGGTAAAAGACCGATGTCATCAATGAGTCCGACTATCATATTAAGGAAAACACCAAATGGATCAAGTGTGAGAATGGTGTTAGGGGGAGCCGGAGGGTCGCACATTATAAGCTCAAGTGCTCAG GCACTTGTTCAAAGGCTATGGTTCAAAAGGAATGTTAATGAAGCAGTCAAGGAAAAAAGAATTCATCATAATTGGCTTCCGGATACATTATTTGTACAAGAAAATACTGACGAG GAAATCATTGACGATCTGGCAAATCGGGGACATAATATTCAGATCATGAACGACCAAAAATCTTCTGTGCAGATCATAGAAAAATTGAGCGATAATAAAATTGTAGCAAAATGTGATGAAAGGAGGGGTGGTTATCCAAACGGATATTAA